The Phyllopteryx taeniolatus isolate TA_2022b chromosome 7, UOR_Ptae_1.2, whole genome shotgun sequence genome has a segment encoding these proteins:
- the sh3gl1b gene encoding SH3-domain GRB2-like 1b: MIPPQHFHPFSPHNNAARPTFDTFTPLSRWEVEDTANMSVAGLKKQFYKASQMVSEKVGGAEGTKLDDDFRDLERKVDVTSKAVAEVISKTSEYLQPNPASRAKLSMLNTMSKIRGQVKNPGYPQAEGLLGECMTKYGRELGEETNFGGALVEVGEAMKRMAEVKDSLDIDVKQNFIDPLQGLCDKDLREIQHHLKKLEGRRLDYDYKKKRQGKIPDDDIRQALEKFHESKEVAETSMYNLLETDIEQVSQLSSLVESQLQYHRQAVQVLDELSEKLGERMNEAQSRPRREYTPKPKPLFDFGEDNHSNGGYSTSMAPPPSRNSAPEQPSCKALYDFEPENEGELGFREGDIITLTNQIDENWYEGMLNGHSGFFPLNYVEVLVPLPR, encoded by the exons ATGATACCTCCGCAACATTTTCACCCGTTTTCTCCTCACAACAACGCCGCGCGGCCAACTTTTGACACGTTCACGCCACTAAGTCGCTGGGAAGTTGAAGACACCGCCAACATGTCCGTGGCAGGCTTGAAGAAGCAGTTTTATAAAGCGAGCCAG ATGGTGAGTGAGAAAGTTGGCGGTGCTGAAGGAACCAAACTTGATGATGACTTCAGAGATCTGGAGCGG AAAGTGGACGTGACCAGTAAAGCTGTCGCAGAGGTGATCTCCAAAACATCAGAATATCTCCAGCCCAACCCTG CTTCGAGGGCTAAACTATCCATGTTGAACACCATGTCTAAAATCCGCGGTCAGGTGAAGAACCCCGGCTACCCCCAGGCCGAGGGGCTTCTGGGAGAATGCATGACCAAGTATGGAAGGGAACTTGGAGAGGAGACTAACTTTG GCGGAGCGCTCGTGGAAGTCGGGGAAGCCATGAAGAGAATGGCAGAAGTCAAAGACTCACTAGACATTGACGTCAAACAGAACTTCATCGATCCATTGCAAGGCCTCTGCGACAAGGACCTCAGAGAGATTCAG CACCACCTCAAAAAGCTGGAAGGTCGCCGTTTGGACTacgactacaaaaaaaagcgTCAGGGCAAAATTCCGGATGACGACATCCGACAGGCCCTGGAGAAGTTTCACGAATCGAAGGAAGTTGCAGAGACGAGCATGTACAACCTGCTAGAGACCGAC ATTGAGCAGGTGAGCCAGCTTTCGTCTCTGGTGGAGTCCCAGCTGCAGTACCACCGGCAGGCAGTTCAGGTCCTGGATGAGCtgtccgagaagcttggagaaCG GATGAATGAAGCCCAGTCCCGACCAAGACGCGAATACACGCCCAAGCCCAAACCTTTGTTTGACTTCGGAGAAGACAACCACTCCAACGGGGGCTACTCCACCTCAATGGCCCCGCCGCCTTCTCGCAACTCAG CCCCGGAGCAGCCCAGCTGCAAGGCGCTGTACGACTTCGAGCCGGAGAACGAGGGCGAACTGGGCTTCCGAGAGGGCGACATCATCACGCTGACCAATCAGATCGACGAGAACTGGTACGAGGGGATGCTCAACGGCCATTCGGGATTTTTCCCCCTCAACTACGTGGAGGTGCTGGTTCCTTTGCCCCGCTAA
- the LOC133480497 gene encoding nuclear receptor ROR-beta-like isoform X5, with the protein MRAQIEVIPCKICGDKSSGIHYGVITCEGCKGFFRRSQQNNAMYSCSRQRNCLIDRTNRNRCQHCRLQKCLALGMSRDAVKFGRMSKKQRDSLYAEVQKHQQSQECANAAAREKNGDMADHGRTYRRVSSAALGDLDDFTTLPDGLLFDLPLTPEDGGGEYGNLDMLAGSTGSSSSSQSSPEQTNLDFAEGNHGIKHEYQLLHDSGLFSHAILNPLPEGCSLLELEHVTQCVVKSHIETSQYTAEELKRMAWSTYSTEETRMYQTKSAEVMWQQCAIHITNAIQYVVEFAKRISGFMDLCQNDQIILLKAGCMDVLLIRMCRAYNPINNTFLFDGRFAPAHFFKALGCDDLVTAVFDLAKSLSRIQMSEEEMALFAAAVLLSPDRPWLTDVQQIQKLQEKVYVALQRCLQKGGASEEKLAKMVSKLPIMKSICKLHIDKLEFFRLVHPETAYTFPPLYREVFGSEITFPDSTEG; encoded by the exons CTCAAATAGAAGTGATACCCTGCAAAATCTGCGGGGACAAATCGTCAGGGATCCACTACGGTGTCATCACCTGTGAAGGCTGCAAG GGTTTCTTCCGACGCAGCCAGCAGAACAATGCCATGTACTCCTGCTCCCGACAGAGAAACTGCCTGATCGATCGGACCAATCGCAACCGCTGCCAGCACTGCCGGCTGCAAAAGTGTCTCGCTCTGGGCATGAGCCGTGACG CGGTGAAGTTTGGCCGCATGTCCAAGAAGCAGCGCGACAGCCTGTATGCGGAGGTCCAGAAGCACCAGCAGTCCCAGGAATGCGCCAACGCGGCAGCCCGGGAAAAGAACGGCGACATGGCCGACCACGGCCGTACCTACAGACGAGTGTCCAGCGCCGCACTCGGCGATCTGGACGACTTTACCACGCTGCCCGACGGCCTGCTCTTCGACCTGCCGCTGACCCCCGAGGACGGGGGCGGCGAGTACGGAAACCTGGACATGCTCGCCGGCAGCACGGGCAGCAGCTCGTCCTCTCAAAGTTCCCCGGAACAGACCAACTTGGACTTTGCGGAGGGCAACCACGGCATCAAGCACGAATACCAGTTGTTGCACGACTCTGGGCTCTTCTCGCACGCCATCCTCAACCCGCTGCCCGAAGGGTGCTCCCTGCTTGAGCTCG AGCACGTCACTCAATGTGTGGTGAAGTCCCATATCGAAACGAGCCAGTACACTGCAGAGGAGCTGAAGAGAATGGCGTGGTCCACATATAGCACGGAAGAGACCCGAATGTATCAGACGAAG TCAGCTGAGGTGATGTGGCAACAATGTGCCATCCACATCACCAACGCCATCCAGTACGTGGTGGAGTTTGCTAAGCGCATCTCTGGCTTCATGGACCTGTGTCAGAATGACCAGATTATCCTCCTCAAAGCAG GCTGCATGGACGTCCTTCTGATCCGAATGTGTCGAGCCTATAATCCCATCAATAACACATTCCTCTTTGATGGAAGGTTCGCCCCCGCTCACTTCTTTAAAGCACTTG GCTGCGATGACCTCGTGACGGCCGTGTTCGACTTGGCCAAAAGCCTGAGTCGTATCCAGATGTCCGAGGAGGAGATGGCCCTCTTCGCCGCCGCTGTGCTGCTTTCACCAG ACCGACCCTGGCTGACAGATGTGCAACAGATTCAGAAACTTCAGGAGAAGGTCTATGTAGCCCTTCAGCGCTGCTTACAAAAAGGCGGCGCATCAGAAGAGAAACTTGCCAAG ATGGTGTCCAAACTCCCCATCATGAAGTCCATTTGCAAGCTCCACATCGACAAACTGGAGTTTTTCCGTCTGGTCCACCCCGAAACGGCGTACACTTTCCCCCCGCTGTACCGCGAGGTGTTTGGCAGTGAAATCACTTTCCCAGACTCCACAGAGGGCTAA